In Bacillus cereus ATCC 14579, a single window of DNA contains:
- a CDS encoding YaaC family protein, with product MHQTSCTWQQLSFFFSSQNVQRYLARCYEKSSIQDAEKKSFENCYPFIYYLEHGKNYYELYKTAPFSIQPMLLFYGISQLFKACLLTIDPNYPESTTVLAHGVTTRKRKKQGYQFLEDEVKVQKNGLFTHVAEQLFHMKHLEAEKFNMLELMGNIPELQNLFRYSQKGSTLYKIDSTIKNELSFSVNLLDRLHMTKERFSRYIETSCKHLSIQHVPKKTNESNLLFTAPIQSWNPMYSTPLYYEHLTNTYYLPLTTDPRNPKPILPELLIHYLLLYNLSMISRYETDWWYDLLGSYGSEDYPFIYQFLSISAQKIPYYISNFLLMEPNLFHGK from the coding sequence ATGCATCAAACATCTTGTACTTGGCAGCAGTTAAGTTTCTTTTTTTCATCTCAAAACGTACAACGTTATCTTGCCCGTTGTTATGAAAAATCCTCTATTCAGGATGCAGAAAAAAAAAGTTTTGAAAATTGTTATCCCTTTATTTATTACTTAGAACACGGGAAAAATTATTATGAATTATATAAGACAGCTCCATTTTCCATTCAACCAATGTTGTTATTTTATGGAATTAGTCAACTGTTTAAAGCATGCCTACTAACTATTGACCCTAACTATCCTGAATCCACTACTGTTTTAGCTCATGGCGTTACAACTCGCAAACGAAAAAAACAAGGGTATCAATTTTTAGAAGATGAGGTGAAGGTACAAAAAAACGGATTGTTTACTCATGTTGCAGAACAACTGTTTCACATGAAACACTTAGAAGCAGAAAAATTTAACATGTTAGAACTAATGGGAAATATTCCAGAATTACAAAATTTATTTCGTTATAGTCAAAAAGGATCAACTTTATATAAAATTGATTCAACAATTAAAAATGAGCTCTCCTTTTCAGTCAACCTACTAGATCGATTACATATGACTAAAGAGAGATTTTCTCGTTACATTGAAACATCTTGTAAGCATTTATCAATACAACACGTACCTAAGAAGACTAATGAATCGAATTTACTTTTTACAGCGCCTATTCAATCATGGAATCCTATGTACAGTACTCCTTTATACTATGAACATCTTACTAATACTTATTATTTGCCACTTACGACTGACCCTAGAAATCCTAAGCCAATATTACCTGAACTCCTCATTCATTATTTATTGCTCTATAATTTAAGCATGATTTCTAGATATGAAACAGATTGGTGGTATGACTTACTTGGAAGTTATGGTTCTGAAGATTATCCATTTATTTATCAATTTCTAAGTATTTCTGCTCAAAAAATCCCTTACTATATTTCAAATTTTTTATTAATGGAACCAAATCTATTTCATGGGAAATAA
- the guaB gene encoding IMP dehydrogenase translates to MWESKFVKEGLTFDDVLLVPARSDILPREVSVKTVLSESLQLNIPLISAGMDTVTEADMAIAMARQGGLGIIHKNMSIEQQAEQVDKVKRSESGVISDPFFLTPEHQVYDAEHLMGKYRISGVPVVNNLDERKLVGIITNRDMRFIQDYSIKISDVMTKEQLITAPVGTTLEEAEKILQKYKIEKLPLVDNNGVLQGLITIKDIEKVIEFPNSAKDKQGRLLVGAAVGVTADAMLRIDALVKASVDAIVLDTAHGHSKGVIDKVKEVRAKYPSLNIIAGNVATAEATKALIEAGANVVKVGIGPGSICTTRVVAGVGVPQLTAVYDCATEARKHGIPVIADGGIKYSGDMVKALAAGAHVVMLGSMFAGVAESPGETEIYQGRQFKVYRGMGSVGAMEKGSKDRYFQEGNKKLVPEGIEGRVPYKGPLADTVHQLVGGLRAGMGYCGAQDLEFLRENAQFIRMSGAGLRESHPHHVQITKEAPNYSL, encoded by the coding sequence ATGTGGGAATCTAAATTTGTTAAAGAAGGTTTGACTTTTGATGATGTATTACTTGTACCAGCTAGGTCAGATATATTACCAAGAGAAGTAAGTGTTAAAACAGTTTTATCTGAAAGCTTACAGCTAAACATCCCGTTAATTAGTGCAGGAATGGATACAGTAACAGAAGCTGACATGGCTATTGCAATGGCTCGCCAAGGTGGTTTAGGAATTATTCATAAGAATATGTCTATTGAGCAACAAGCAGAGCAAGTTGATAAAGTAAAGCGCTCTGAAAGCGGCGTTATTTCAGATCCTTTCTTCTTAACTCCAGAACATCAAGTATATGATGCAGAACATCTTATGGGAAAATATCGTATCTCAGGTGTACCGGTTGTAAATAATTTAGATGAGCGAAAATTAGTTGGTATTATTACAAACCGTGATATGCGCTTCATCCAAGACTACTCAATCAAAATTTCTGACGTAATGACAAAAGAACAATTAATTACAGCTCCAGTTGGTACTACACTGGAAGAAGCTGAAAAGATCCTACAAAAGTATAAAATTGAAAAACTCCCTCTTGTTGATAATAACGGTGTATTACAAGGGCTTATTACAATAAAAGATATTGAAAAAGTAATTGAATTCCCAAACTCTGCTAAGGATAAGCAAGGACGCTTATTGGTTGGAGCAGCAGTTGGTGTAACAGCGGATGCTATGCTTCGCATCGATGCATTAGTAAAAGCTAGTGTAGATGCAATTGTACTTGATACAGCACATGGACATTCTAAAGGTGTTATTGATAAGGTAAAAGAAGTTCGTGCTAAATACCCATCACTAAATATTATCGCTGGAAATGTTGCTACTGCTGAAGCAACGAAAGCATTAATTGAAGCTGGTGCAAACGTAGTTAAAGTTGGTATTGGACCAGGTTCTATTTGTACAACACGCGTTGTAGCCGGTGTTGGTGTACCACAATTAACTGCAGTTTATGATTGTGCAACAGAAGCCCGTAAACACGGTATTCCAGTTATTGCTGATGGTGGTATTAAGTACTCTGGTGATATGGTGAAAGCTTTAGCGGCAGGAGCACATGTTGTTATGCTAGGTAGCATGTTTGCAGGTGTTGCAGAAAGCCCTGGAGAAACTGAAATTTACCAAGGTCGTCAATTTAAAGTGTATCGTGGTATGGGTTCTGTCGGTGCGATGGAAAAAGGAAGTAAAGATCGTTACTTCCAAGAAGGTAATAAAAAGCTTGTCCCAGAAGGTATTGAAGGACGAGTGCCATATAAAGGACCTTTAGCAGATACAGTTCACCAATTAGTTGGTGGCTTACGTGCAGGTATGGGATATTGCGGAGCACAGGATTTAGAATTCTTACGCGAAAATGCACAATTCATTCGTATGTCAGGTGCTGGCTTACGTGAAAGTCATCCTCATCACGTACAAATTACAAAAGAGGCTCCAAACTACTCATTATAA
- the dacA gene encoding D-alanyl-D-alanine carboxypeptidase DacA: MFCKRFIALVTVLTLACSIFMPYSNASAETGAALNIEAGAAILVEANSGKILYQKNADELLSIASMTKMMSEYLVHEAVDKGKLKWDQKIKVSEYAYKVSQDASLSNVALENGGSYTVKELYEAMAIFSANGATIALAEAIAGKEVDFVKMMNDKSKELGVKNYKCVNSTGLTNKDLKGMHPEGTTADEENKMSAKDVATLAQHLIKDYPKVLDTAKIPKKEFRPEKEKFGMSNWNWMLKGLVKEYDGVDGLKTGSTPEAGDCFTGTVERNGMRFISVVIKTSSHTARFDETKKLYDYGFANFEVKQMYKKGSSVKGQETVRVENAKDKDVAVQTKQAISLPVPKGSKDVYKTELKESSKGQEAPIKKGAALGQMVITPKDTNDPGFLTGKSLQVDLVTTSEVEEANWFTRAMRGIGSFFSGMWNSAVDTVKGWF; this comes from the coding sequence ATGTTTTGCAAAAGATTCATTGCTTTGGTAACAGTGCTTACACTAGCTTGTAGCATTTTTATGCCATATAGCAATGCATCAGCTGAAACAGGAGCCGCTTTAAACATTGAAGCAGGTGCGGCAATTTTAGTAGAAGCGAATTCTGGGAAAATTTTATATCAAAAGAATGCAGATGAATTATTATCCATTGCTAGTATGACAAAGATGATGAGTGAATATTTAGTTCACGAAGCAGTGGATAAAGGAAAACTTAAGTGGGACCAGAAAATTAAGGTTTCTGAATATGCATATAAGGTTTCACAAGATGCTTCATTATCAAATGTTGCATTAGAAAATGGTGGCTCTTATACAGTAAAAGAGTTATACGAAGCAATGGCAATCTTTTCTGCAAATGGTGCAACAATTGCATTAGCAGAAGCAATTGCAGGTAAAGAAGTAGACTTCGTAAAAATGATGAATGACAAATCGAAAGAACTAGGGGTAAAAAATTATAAATGTGTCAATTCTACAGGGTTAACGAATAAAGATTTAAAGGGAATGCATCCTGAAGGAACAACAGCGGATGAAGAAAATAAAATGTCTGCAAAGGATGTTGCAACTTTAGCACAACATTTAATTAAAGATTATCCAAAAGTGTTAGATACAGCAAAAATCCCTAAAAAAGAATTCCGTCCAGAAAAAGAGAAGTTTGGAATGTCGAACTGGAACTGGATGTTAAAGGGCTTAGTTAAAGAATATGATGGCGTAGATGGCCTAAAAACAGGCTCAACTCCAGAAGCAGGAGATTGCTTCACTGGTACGGTTGAAAGAAACGGAATGCGTTTTATTTCTGTAGTTATTAAAACAAGTTCTCATACAGCACGTTTTGATGAAACAAAGAAGCTATATGATTATGGATTTGCTAACTTTGAAGTGAAACAAATGTATAAAAAAGGTTCTTCAGTAAAAGGACAAGAAACAGTACGAGTAGAAAATGCGAAAGATAAAGATGTAGCAGTTCAAACGAAACAAGCTATTTCACTTCCAGTGCCAAAGGGAAGTAAAGATGTTTATAAAACAGAATTAAAAGAATCAAGTAAGGGACAAGAAGCACCTATTAAAAAGGGAGCTGCGCTTGGTCAAATGGTAATTACGCCAAAAGATACAAACGACCCTGGATTTTTAACCGGTAAGTCACTGCAAGTGGATCTTGTAACGACATCTGAAGTAGAAGAAGCAAACTGGTTTACTCGTGCTATGCGCGGAATTGGTTCATTCTTTAGTGGTATGTGGAATAGTGCTGTTGATACAGTAAAAGGTTGGTTTTAA